Below is a window of Longimicrobiales bacterium DNA.
TCGAGCCCGATGAAGAACCGACCACTACGGGGACGCTCTTCCTCGTCATGATCATCCTAATGATCATCGCGGCCATCTGGATCATCATGTACGTGCGACTGCTCGATCGCTGAGGCCGAAGCGATGAAAATACATACCTACGAGAAGGCGTTCCTGGCGGTCGGTCTCATCCTCCTGGCCGCATGCGCGGCGGCCCTCGTGTATGCGACCGTCGTGCACGGCCTCCATCTGCCCGGTGTCACCGGTCGCGTCGATCCCTCCAACCTGGCCGCGACGCAGCCGTTCGACCGCCCGGGCGTCTACCAGCGGGGACCCGATGCCTTCGAGGCGGTCGTCATCGGACGCGCGTGGAGCTTTCAGCCCGCCGAGCTGCGCGTTCCGGCCGGCGCGGAGATCACGTTCACCGCGACGTCCGCCGACGTGATCCACGGATTCAACGTCGAAGGAACGCGGCTGAACATGATGCTCATACCAGGTCAGATCTCGAGAAACACCTACACGTTCGACGAGCCCGGCGAGCACCTGCTCATCTGCCACGAGTACTGCGGCCTCGGCCATCACGTGATGTTCGGCCGTGTCATCGTGGAACCGGCGGGCACGAGCGTCCCTCTGGTCGATGGTCCGGCCGCCGCCGTGCCGGCGCACACCGTAACTCACTGAACGGCGGGACCGAATGTCTTCGCTGACCTCGATCGCCCTGGACCCGCTGGGCTACGAGCTCCCCGACTCACAGCGACGCGTGCTGCGCTGGACCATCTACATCGGTTACGCAGCACTGGTGGCCGGTGTGTTCCATGGTCTCGCGAACGCGCTGTCCTACGCCGGCATCAGCATACTCGGCTGGTTCCCAGGTCTGACGACGTACTACCAGGGTCTCACAGCGCACGGCGTCGCCAATGTTCTGATCTTCACGTTCTCCTTCGCCAATGCGTTCCTGCCGCTCATGACGGCGCGCGCACTCGCGCGTCCGCTGAACAGCGTCCTCCTGTGGTCGTCGTTCATCACGCTCGTCCTGGGCAACGCGCTTGCCGTATATGCGATAGTCGGAAACAAGGCGACGGTGCTGTACACCTCGTACGCACCGCTCCAGGCGCACTGGACATACTATCTCGGTCTCGTGCTCGTCGTCGTCAGCACCTGGCTGGCGCTGGCGAACATGATCGTCGCACTCATCGGCTGGAAACGGGAGCACCGCGGCGACCGCATTCCGCTCCTGGCGTACATCTCGATCACGTCCTACCTGATGTGGCTCCTCGCGTCCCTGCCGATCGCCGTCGAAT
It encodes the following:
- a CDS encoding cytochrome c oxidase subunit II, which produces MKIHTYEKAFLAVGLILLAACAAALVYATVVHGLHLPGVTGRVDPSNLAATQPFDRPGVYQRGPDAFEAVVIGRAWSFQPAELRVPAGAEITFTATSADVIHGFNVEGTRLNMMLIPGQISRNTYTFDEPGEHLLICHEYCGLGHHVMFGRVIVEPAGTSVPLVDGPAAAVPAHTVTH